The nucleotide sequence AATCGCCGACAATTTTGATATCCATCCAAATGTAGCAAGGCTGCATTTATCGAAACTCGAAGATGTGAACATGCTGATTTCAGAAACAAAAAAGACTGGCAAAGGCGGCCGTCCAAGCAGACTGTATCGTCTGTCAGATGAAGTGATCCAGCTGCACTTCCCATACCGCGATTATCAGCTATTGTCCAAAATCGCGATGACAACGATGATGTCGCTTGGAGAAGCAGGAAAAAAAGCATTGTACATGACTGGAAAACGTTTCGGTGAAGAACTGATGGAACAGGAAGTATCCCGACATCCACAAATGTCAGCTGAAATGACGTTTGAACAAAAACTTAACTCAATAAAAAACGCTGCGACTCTTGCAGGGTTTTATCCTGAATTCGAACCGAACACAGAAAAAACTAAGATCTACTTCCAGATATTCAACTGTCCTTTCAAGGAAGTGGCAATGGAGCATACAGAAACAGTGTGCAATATGCACTATGAATTTTTGCGCGGAATGTTCGAATCCCTGTTTGGTGATATCGAGCTGATTGAAAAAGCGAACATGTTCACAGGCTGTGACTCTTGTTCATATCAAGCTGTTATTGCACAATAATCAATCCTTGTTTACTTTTCACTCCACTTTACTTTATAATATGATAGTGATGGACTGTAGGGTAAAGGAGGGATATCTTTGGATCGTATGTACAGAGTTTTAGGATTCTGGACGGGAATCTTTGCTGTGATGTTTTTCTTGGGTCACATGTATACAACGTCCTTGATTTTCTTTGGTCAAACTGGATTTTTCTTGCTTTTAAGTTACTTGAAACTGTCTGAGCGTATGTACATTTACGTCTTCGGCGCATACTTAACGATTTTCTTTGCAGGATTTACTTACTGGTCAACATTTATGATGCCATTAGGTGGAACTGGACATTGATCAATTGTTACGCTCAAATAAAAAAAGCGATGGTTATCCATCGCTTTTTTTATTTGAGCGTATATTAAAATAATTTTTCAGCCGTGTATTCCAGACCCTTCGCCTGGACGACGACATCAAAGGACTGGCTGATCCCCCCTGGCAAGATCAGGCTCCGTATAGCGCGATTCCGCTTACTTGCTTCAGAAAACGGATTTGGGTCATGGTGTTCCGCAAGCTCTTCTAATATACCTGCAGCCATCAGGAACTCATCCTGCCTCATTTTTTGGACAAAGTCCAGGCTGTATTTTTCACCAATTGATTTAAGTGCATCAAAATGCACATGACTGGTAATATCCATCTCCCCTGGATGCTGCAAAACATCATGATGCATCTGGTGTTGGTAATATCCTCTTAAACTTCCGCGCCTGCGTGATGGGTGCATCCATTCTTCTTTCGTATATCCATAATCTACAGTCACCATGATGCCCTTCATGAAGTGATCAGCTATAGATTTAATGAACGGTTCAAAAGCAAGCGGAATCTCAATTCTTTGCCCTTCAGCCAGTTCAAGTTCTTGGTCGTTTAAAAAAGCGATGATTCGATCATTCATTACTGGAAGCATGCTCTCTTTTAATTGCCCATTTTCATGGACAATAAAAACTTCTTTCACAATACCCTCGCTTTTTTCGACGACATGGACAGGAAAGGCATCAAATAATTCATTTGAAAAAATCAGCCCTTGTTTCATGCCTGTGTATGCAAATGTATCAGCATAAAGGATGTCCACTTCTTCTAGACCGTTCAATTCCGCTTCCTGAAGCGTTCGATGATAAGGACTCGCTTCAACGATACAATAAGTAAGTGTTTCATCCTTCCATTCATTCCACCCTTGAATAAATGCCCTGGCAAAGCGACCATTTCCAGCTCCTATTTCACAAACAGATGGCGGCAAGCCGAGATTTTTGAAATTTTTCGCAAACCATTTTCCTATCAATTTGCCAAATACATCAGACACATTGCTGGATGTATAAAAGTCCCCCTCTTTGCCTATTTTTTGGCGTTCCTTTATGTAATAACCTTCCTCCGGATGATAGAGTGCAAGTTCTATATACTCAGCATATGTAATCATTTTTTCCGGGGAGGCGTCAATAAATTGTGTAATAAGTTCTTTCATAATTACTCCTTGAAAAAAGTTTTCACTATTGACATAGTGTTTTCGTTATTATATTGTTTTAGTAGTAGCTTAACTATATCCCCTCCCATGATATGAATAGAACATCCCCCAGGAAAGCCCTTCTCTTTGAGAAGGGCTTTCCTAGTTTCCTTTATCCATTCTGCTACCTTCTAAAATCCGTTTAAAAAAGGATTCGAATCCATTTCTAAACCAATCGAGGTTGCTGGTCCGTGTCCAGGAAGCACCTCTATTTGTTCTGGCAATGTCAGGAGCTTATCATGGATGCTTCTGATTAGTTGATTATGGTTGCCACCCGGTAAATCCGTCCTCCCAATGCTTCCATTAAAAAGTGCGTCTCCTGCCAGGACAAACTGTGCTTCTGGGAAATAAATCGATATACTCCCTGGAGAATGCCCAGGTGTTTCAAACACTTCGAACTTAAAACTGCCAATTGACATTACACCTTCATCTTTGATCAAGTAATCAGCAGAGCGCGCTTTGATTGGCTCATTAAGCATGAAATGCCTTGAACCATTCAAGGCTGGGTCTGATAGCCAATCCTTTTCGTTTTCATGGATATATACTTTGATTCCGTACTTATCCCTAATTCTATCCACTGCCCCGATATGGTCGAAATGGGCGTGTGTGAGCACAATTGCTTCTGGCTTCAATTGAAGCTGTTCAATCACTGTTGCCAGCTTCTTTGGATTATCACCCGGATCTACAATCAGGCAGGATTGGTTTTCATCATAAACTATATAGCAATTTGTTTGTAAAGGACCAAGGGGAATCTGTTTCCATTTCATCAAATTAGCCTCCAGCTTCTAGTGGTATTATTAATATATTTATTTTACACTATTGTCAGGCAAGTTTTAAGGATTGCGATAGAAAAGCTCAGTGCCCTGATGAGCAAACCTAAAGGATGAGTTTTCAAACCACAATTAATTAGTTTTGTACAATTCAGCACAAAGGAGGCTGCCAAGTGCAAATTTTCATTGGAATTGAGGCCAGCCCTATACTTTCAGAGCTGCCCGAGTTTGAACAGTTTCTTCTCTCAGCCGCCCCTCCGCTTCTTGTTCATGAAAATATTTATATTTATGGGGAGCAGCAAATTGCAGATGTAGCTTTAGGATTGCTGTTGGAAGCGGATCTTCATGAAGAAACACATCAATTGATAAAAACAGAAGGATTTGCGGGAGAAGATTTTTACGACTATGGATTTCAAGCTGGTGTCGATACTTTTCTATTCGCTAATGATTTGTCAGCCTTCAGATTTACAGGTGGCAGCGAAGTTCAGACTGAAATGGCTCTTATTCAGCTAAAAGAACATCTTGTTTTTATGTCTGCTGCAGGTATTTATTTTTCTATAGACCATTATACTGACCTAGTATTGGGTATAGTAAAGGCATATGAGGTGAAAGTTGAGTTTTTAGACCTCGACAAATGTTGTAAAAAAATATAAAATAAAAAACGAGTGTATGCTTGTCATTACATAACAGGCTGCCGCCTAATTTTTTTATCCAACAGGCTGATTGTCTGCCTAATATTATAAGGGGGCTTTTTCATGGGTTTTGCTATTATTTGCGCTTTAATTACACTGCTTGCCGGGTATGCAACATTTTCGGCACTTAAAAACAAAAACGTTCTTGGAATCGTATTTGGTGGAGGAACATTCTTGGTTATTGGCTGGTTCACAATCATGACGCTCCTTAACTCTGGATTCCCAACAGCGCATTAATTTGAAGCACAAAAAAGACCACCCTTTGCAGGTGGTCTTTTTTCGTTTCTATTTTTGAAGCAATTCGTTTACCCTGTTTACCTTTTCCTGCATCTTTCTTTTCACATCACGCCTGTCGTCAATCCGGATATTTGTAGCTACTCGCTGGATGCCTGCATTGAACGGTGCTTCGTGAATCGCCTGGATCACCTCAAACAAAACGCGAAGTTCTCCTTCAATCAAAGTATTCATCGGCGTAAGTTGATATTGGATTTTGCCCTGTTCTTCATACTGCTTAAGAATTCTTTGGATATCTGCTACATAAGAACTGACACTTGGTGTCTGAGTTCCGATTGGGATTACTGTTACATCAACAATTGCCATCAAAATCTCTCCTTGCAAAATAATTAATGAACGAGATCTATTATCTCGTTTGTCTCGATGTTCAAGATTTTTTCAAACTGGAAACCGTACAAGCACATTCCCCCGGAAGGTGAACAGGAAAGTGGTTCGTTTGCCATTTCGGTGAAAAGAACTTCCTCTTTACTTGTATCTAAATGATAACGCATTAAATTGAAGGTACCATCGTAAATGTCCGCTTCCCCCTGCTCTGTTGCCTGTAAATAGATAAATCCCTTTCCATTTTCCATTAAATCATAAAAAGGAACGACCCATCCAGAAAAAGAAGTTAACAAAGGAGCCGTGATAGTAGCGATCGATTTGTCACCATCCCGGAAAAATGTATACAGTCCCAATTCTTGATTTTCTTCCTCATTCACTTTTACAGTCATTAAATACGACCCAATGGAATCAAACTGATATACTTCTTCAAGTAAGATTTCAGCCTTATTTCCCTTCAAGGAAACCGACCGTAGTGGAGCCTTAAGTGAAATACCGTCTTCATCCCACTCCTGATATACAAGCATACTCTCAGAAATCCATCTTACAAAAGGCTCTGGCAGATTGAGTTCCTCTAGGTTATTTTCCCTTAAATCCAATAAATAACTACTGAAATCCCATTCATCTGTAAATGCAGAAATCACTAGCAAATTTTCATCGAATGGATTCCATTCAAATGTTAGTTCATAGGATTGAATGCTTGTAGAATACAATTCCTTACCGGACAAATCGATAATAGTCAGGATCCCCTCCTCTGACGCAGCACTATGAATCAGCACCTTTGTCTTCTCTGGACTCGGTACCGCGGTAATGATTGGGTTCGCACTTCTATATAGCAATGTTTCCTTCCCTGTTCCAAGATTGTATGAATATAAAAAAGAAGAATTTTCCCCTTTGTTTGAAACATAGAGGATTTCTGAATCACTGAGCCAGCCTGATGACTTATAAAACTCCTCTTGCTCTCCAATCTCGATTGGAATAATTTCAGCTCCTAAAAACGAAGGCCCAGGGGCTTCCTTTATTCTATTTAAGCTGTGATCAGCTCCTTCATGCAATGAACCATCAAGCTCCTGGGAGCAGCCGGAAAGGCCGAATGCAGAAGTGACGATGATCAGCAACAACCAGATAACATAAGGTATACGATATGTACTATCATTAATATGTCTCACCACTGCCCCCCCTATTTTAAACAATGTATATATCTGTACGTTAGAAACGCCTAAATGTTTCAATGAATTATGAAAAATCTATAAATATATATTTTCAATACAGAATTTTAATGGCATACGCCAATTCATGCGGAAATCCCCCTATGTAATATCCCATGGTTCCAGACAAATTACCACCTTTATTTAAAAGGAATACTCTCCATAATAAAAACCTGCACCATTAAGGCACAGGTTTCACTAAATTTTACTCATTTGATTTCGGGTAACCCTTTTCTTTACTGGCATTTTTCTCATCATAAAATCTCAGCAAGTCACCGTAAATGATTTTATCGGAAAACTCGAGCTCGTTCTTTGCTTGTTCAAAGAAAGGCTCACAAGCTGCATTATCAGTCGGCTCACCAGTTGCCTTATCATAGCAAGTTTCTCTTGTAAATACATAATCCTCAGTGATGAAGCTGCCATCACGCAGAACTGCAAAGTCAAGTCGATCCTTTGAAAATAGGTCTGACCCAAAGTCAATGTTATTCTTACTATCAATCCCTAACAGGTGAAGAATAGTCGGCTTGAGGTCAATCTGGCCTCCAACAGTTGGAATCGTCTTTCCTTCCTGGCCTGGGATATGAATAATCAATGGCACCTGCTGCAGCTGAGTGCTTTCAAATGGCGTGATTTCCTTGCCAAGATATTCACCCATCGCCTTATTATGGTTCTCTGAGATTCCATAATGGTCACCGTATAAAATGATGATTGAGTCTTCATAGAGACCTTCGTCTTTTAATTTTTGTATAAAAAGCTTCAAAGCCTCATCCTGATAACGGACAGTCGGGAAATAGTTGTTAACTGTCTTATCATTTGACGTATATGGCTCGATAAGGCGGTCTTCCTCTTTTAGTTCGAATGGGAAGTGATTCGTCAATGTAATGAACTTTGAATAGAATGGCTTCGGCATAGCCTTCAAGTGATCGATAGACTGTTGGAAAAACTCAATATCTTTCATGCCCCAGCCTACTGAATTTTCTTCTTCCACTTCATAATCCGGCAATGAATAGAAGCGCTCGTAGCCCAGTGATTGATACATGATATCACGGTTCCAGAAACTCTTATTATTCGCATGCAGAGAAGCAGTGTAATAGCCGTTTTCATTCAAAATTTCAGGAGTTGCGGTATATTCATTACCCGAGTGCGTAAAGAAAACTGCACCGCGGCTTAATGGATACAGTGAGTTATCAACAAGGAATTCGGAATCCGAAGTTTTCCCCTGGCCGGTCTGGTGATAGAAATTATTAAAGTAATAACTTTCTTTAATGAAATCGTTCAGGAAAGGCGTAATTTCCTGTCCATTCACAGTTTGGTTTATAACAAAATTCTGTGTGGATTCCATCGAAACCATAATGACATTCTTGCCTTTCGCAATACCAAACATCTCATCGTCCGGCGGCAGATAGTTTGCACGCACATAGTTGTCGATGTCAGCCAGTTCACTTCCATCAGCCATTGCTCTTTGTGCCGATGACTTTGACTGTAAGAAAGCATCATAAAGATGGTAATTATATGTTCCAATATTTTTGACCAGCATTTCTCGATCGAACGTTCTTGTCAACAGCTGCGGACGCTCAGTTTCAGCCATTCCCAGGTTAAAGAAAGCAATCGCAATTGCTACAAGGAAAA is from Mesobacillus boroniphilus and encodes:
- a CDS encoding LTA synthase family protein, with amino-acid sequence MKNNKWTKASIVAIATILLWLKTYIAYKTSFDIKIENWRQEIILFINPLSFLMLIFGVSMFMKEKAQKRYILITSFIVSAILFANVVFYRFFNDFLTIPVLFQTSNMSDLGSSVTELINISDLLYFADFLVLPFLLKIKPNLMGYREYSKMDRRAFFLVAIAIAFFNLGMAETERPQLLTRTFDREMLVKNIGTYNYHLYDAFLQSKSSAQRAMADGSELADIDNYVRANYLPPDDEMFGIAKGKNVIMVSMESTQNFVINQTVNGQEITPFLNDFIKESYYFNNFYHQTGQGKTSDSEFLVDNSLYPLSRGAVFFTHSGNEYTATPEILNENGYYTASLHANNKSFWNRDIMYQSLGYERFYSLPDYEVEEENSVGWGMKDIEFFQQSIDHLKAMPKPFYSKFITLTNHFPFELKEEDRLIEPYTSNDKTVNNYFPTVRYQDEALKLFIQKLKDEGLYEDSIIILYGDHYGISENHNKAMGEYLGKEITPFESTQLQQVPLIIHIPGQEGKTIPTVGGQIDLKPTILHLLGIDSKNNIDFGSDLFSKDRLDFAVLRDGSFITEDYVFTRETCYDKATGEPTDNAACEPFFEQAKNELEFSDKIIYGDLLRFYDEKNASKEKGYPKSNE
- a CDS encoding helix-turn-helix transcriptional regulator; the encoded protein is MEQTLKITSVLSDPTRYYIYQYITKRHKDVTVQEIADNFDIHPNVARLHLSKLEDVNMLISETKKTGKGGRPSRLYRLSDEVIQLHFPYRDYQLLSKIAMTTMMSLGEAGKKALYMTGKRFGEELMEQEVSRHPQMSAEMTFEQKLNSIKNAATLAGFYPEFEPNTEKTKIYFQIFNCPFKEVAMEHTETVCNMHYEFLRGMFESLFGDIELIEKANMFTGCDSCSYQAVIAQ
- a CDS encoding MBL fold metallo-hydrolase: MKWKQIPLGPLQTNCYIVYDENQSCLIVDPGDNPKKLATVIEQLQLKPEAIVLTHAHFDHIGAVDRIRDKYGIKVYIHENEKDWLSDPALNGSRHFMLNEPIKARSADYLIKDEGVMSIGSFKFEVFETPGHSPGSISIYFPEAQFVLAGDALFNGSIGRTDLPGGNHNQLIRSIHDKLLTLPEQIEVLPGHGPATSIGLEMDSNPFLNGF
- a CDS encoding DUF2626 domain-containing protein; translated protein: MDRMYRVLGFWTGIFAVMFFLGHMYTTSLIFFGQTGFFLLLSYLKLSERMYIYVFGAYLTIFFAGFTYWSTFMMPLGGTGH
- a CDS encoding class I SAM-dependent methyltransferase — encoded protein: MKELITQFIDASPEKMITYAEYIELALYHPEEGYYIKERQKIGKEGDFYTSSNVSDVFGKLIGKWFAKNFKNLGLPPSVCEIGAGNGRFARAFIQGWNEWKDETLTYCIVEASPYHRTLQEAELNGLEEVDILYADTFAYTGMKQGLIFSNELFDAFPVHVVEKSEGIVKEVFIVHENGQLKESMLPVMNDRIIAFLNDQELELAEGQRIEIPLAFEPFIKSIADHFMKGIMVTVDYGYTKEEWMHPSRRRGSLRGYYQHQMHHDVLQHPGEMDITSHVHFDALKSIGEKYSLDFVQKMRQDEFLMAAGILEELAEHHDPNPFSEASKRNRAIRSLILPGGISQSFDVVVQAKGLEYTAEKLF
- a CDS encoding MTH1187 family thiamine-binding protein — encoded protein: MAIVDVTVIPIGTQTPSVSSYVADIQRILKQYEEQGKIQYQLTPMNTLIEGELRVLFEVIQAIHEAPFNAGIQRVATNIRIDDRRDVKRKMQEKVNRVNELLQK
- a CDS encoding DUF2759 domain-containing protein — encoded protein: MGFAIICALITLLAGYATFSALKNKNVLGIVFGGGTFLVIGWFTIMTLLNSGFPTAH